In Sphingobium sp. B2D3C, a genomic segment contains:
- a CDS encoding nuclear transport factor 2 family protein: MAMTRLRCLTLTAVAMGLVMTGNAQAQSLSAEDYAVARAEIVNLSNRLMIASDARDAETYAESFASDGVLDWIGGVEHGREAIRKAIEEWRGQIAKKATIPADAKSQPRTRHYVLNHDITVNPDGKTASGRVYWFALTNNTPQTDVQVLYFGHVIEDYVKEDGKWLFSKRAVFNESRHNRALFYPELGEKDPRQAD; this comes from the coding sequence ATGGCCATGACGAGACTGCGGTGCCTGACTTTGACGGCCGTAGCGATGGGGCTGGTCATGACCGGTAATGCCCAGGCGCAGAGCCTTTCGGCGGAGGACTATGCGGTCGCGCGCGCCGAGATCGTCAACCTGTCGAACCGGCTCATGATCGCGTCCGACGCGCGGGATGCCGAGACCTATGCGGAGAGCTTCGCCAGTGACGGCGTGCTGGACTGGATCGGCGGGGTGGAACATGGGCGCGAAGCGATCCGCAAGGCCATCGAGGAATGGCGCGGCCAGATCGCGAAAAAGGCGACGATTCCAGCGGACGCCAAGTCGCAGCCACGCACGCGGCATTATGTGCTCAACCACGACATCACGGTGAACCCGGACGGCAAGACCGCGTCGGGCCGGGTCTACTGGTTCGCGCTGACGAACAATACGCCGCAAACCGATGTGCAGGTGCTCTACTTCGGCCATGTCATCGAGGACTATGTGAAGGAGGACGGCAAATGGCTGTTTTCCAAGCGCGCGGTGTTCAACGAATCCCGCCACAATCGGGCATTGTTCTACCCCGAGCTGGGCGAGAAGGACCCGCGTCAGGCGGACTGA
- a CDS encoding carboxylesterase/lipase family protein — protein sequence MTSSEPIADTQYGRLRGRLEGDVMAFRGIRYARAERFRPPVAPEAWTGITDALAFGASAPQSNPNPPPGPPYVILAQLPRPANAPPPPPPLPESEDCLFLNIWTSGLRDGRKRPVLVSLHGGFFYGGSGSAVDGSKLAAGGDVVFVSLNHRLNAFGYTHLAGLTESDEFAHAGNAGMQDIIAALGWIRDNIENFGGDPARIMVFGTSGGGMKTSFLMSSPAAQGLIHRAGVQSGPALRFMERDGAAAATDRLLHRLNIPRDNWQSLLTLPVQTLLAGYHAVADDLKPRNFTHLPCFAPVLDPLLLPQHPFSPRAAPLTNAIPMLIGCNAQEMSFFWGNDPGAFTLDEAGLEARSQAFLGDRTGRVLSRYRQAYPEATPSRLFLQLFSDYSIQAPIIAQAERKEGAPAFMYRLDYQSPALGGKLGALHTMETPFILNTPQSARALLGEGDAPLTLAATMSSAWVAFATNGDPNDRASGLPHWPAYQRSTRATMLFDQSCRVEPDAGQLAREIMGDLVEG from the coding sequence ATGACATCATCCGAACCGATTGCCGACACGCAATATGGGCGCCTGCGCGGCCGCCTCGAAGGCGATGTGATGGCGTTTCGCGGCATTCGCTATGCGCGGGCCGAGCGCTTCCGCCCGCCCGTCGCGCCGGAGGCCTGGACAGGCATTACCGATGCGCTCGCATTCGGGGCCAGCGCGCCGCAATCCAACCCCAATCCGCCGCCCGGCCCGCCTTATGTCATCCTTGCGCAACTGCCGCGCCCGGCCAATGCGCCGCCCCCACCCCCGCCGCTCCCGGAATCGGAGGACTGCCTGTTCCTGAACATCTGGACCAGCGGGTTGCGCGATGGCCGCAAGCGCCCGGTGCTGGTCTCGCTGCATGGCGGCTTCTTCTATGGCGGCTCAGGCTCGGCGGTGGACGGCAGCAAGCTCGCTGCGGGCGGCGATGTCGTATTCGTCAGTCTCAACCATCGCCTCAATGCCTTTGGCTACACCCACCTCGCCGGCCTGACGGAGAGCGACGAATTCGCGCATGCCGGCAATGCAGGGATGCAGGACATTATCGCCGCGCTCGGCTGGATCCGCGACAATATCGAGAATTTCGGCGGCGACCCGGCGCGCATCATGGTGTTCGGCACCTCCGGCGGCGGAATGAAGACCAGCTTCCTGATGAGCAGCCCCGCCGCACAGGGCCTCATCCACCGTGCCGGCGTGCAGAGCGGCCCGGCGCTGCGCTTCATGGAGCGGGACGGTGCGGCGGCCGCGACGGACCGGCTCCTGCACCGGCTGAACATCCCGCGCGACAACTGGCAGAGCCTGCTCACCCTGCCCGTGCAGACCCTGCTTGCAGGCTATCATGCGGTGGCGGACGATTTGAAGCCGCGCAACTTCACGCATCTGCCCTGTTTCGCGCCGGTGCTCGATCCGCTGTTGCTCCCGCAACACCCCTTCTCGCCCCGCGCGGCGCCGCTCACCAACGCCATCCCGATGCTCATCGGCTGCAACGCGCAGGAAATGAGCTTCTTCTGGGGCAATGATCCCGGCGCCTTCACGCTGGACGAGGCCGGCCTCGAGGCCCGCTCCCAGGCGTTTCTCGGCGACCGCACCGGCAGAGTCCTCAGCCGCTACCGGCAGGCCTATCCCGAGGCCACGCCGAGCCGGCTCTTCCTCCAGTTGTTCAGCGACTATTCCATCCAGGCACCGATCATCGCGCAGGCCGAGCGCAAGGAAGGCGCGCCGGCCTTCATGTACCGGCTCGATTATCAGAGCCCCGCGCTCGGCGGGAAGCTGGGCGCCCTTCACACCATGGAAACGCCGTTCATTCTGAATACGCCGCAGTCCGCCCGAGCCCTGCTGGGTGAAGGCGACGCCCCGCTCACGCTCGCGGCGACGATGAGCAGCGCCTGGGTCGCTTTCGCCACCAATGGCGATCCCAACGATCGGGCGAGCGGATTGCCGCACTGGCCCGCCTATCAGCGGAGCACCCGCGCGACGATGCTGTTCGATCAGTCCTGCCGCGTGGAGCCCGACGCAGGCCAGCTCGCGCGCGAGATCATGGGCGATCTGGTGGAAGGCTAG
- a CDS encoding MarR family winged helix-turn-helix transcriptional regulator, giving the protein MSEAAVERTEQLKERGFQLAGLEHTFGFLLHAAWRDASTTFNRFFAGTDMTPSAYSVLLLIHSNPGCAPGDLSEIMGITSNNMTRLLDDLVKRGFVAREVCEADRRVRLLRMTAAGTDFLAELRRCHDAYEAHFDSRIGPERIAQLCELLRRFG; this is encoded by the coding sequence ATGAGCGAGGCGGCGGTGGAACGAACAGAGCAGCTGAAAGAAAGGGGCTTCCAGTTGGCCGGGCTGGAGCACACCTTCGGCTTTTTGCTCCATGCGGCCTGGCGCGATGCCTCGACGACGTTCAACCGCTTCTTCGCCGGCACGGACATGACGCCGAGCGCTTATTCCGTCCTCCTGCTGATCCACAGCAATCCCGGTTGCGCGCCCGGCGACCTCTCTGAGATCATGGGCATCACCTCCAACAATATGACGCGCCTTCTCGACGATCTGGTCAAGCGCGGCTTCGTGGCGCGGGAGGTGTGCGAAGCGGATCGTCGCGTGCGCCTGCTGCGGATGACAGCGGCGGGCACGGATTTTCTGGCCGAGCTGCGGCGTTGCCACGATGCCTATGAAGCGCATTTCGATTCGCGGATCGGGCCGGAGCGGATCGCCCAGCTTTGCGAGCTCTTGCGCCGGTTCGGCTGA
- a CDS encoding helix-turn-helix domain-containing protein, with translation MGAARRVSTEDIPDRDRLGFWNAGAAAIGGVEADRIEDHVFQGVVVRRALGDTKVFRLDTSPHRAAWTRRLIAAGEGDPHVRIWFQHRGSTIVSTRHGEHIVRAGQWSVSDGRYPYVATHLEASRKLALQLPLGRLARHEQDAIARLPGALQVGGGIARMLQACLHSAITTTAETDDRLDADLGETMVDFMRMLLHEQRLGSDVAPMRELTQDRIRAFVRRNVGNPALSVDMIAQAMKCSKRYVHKVFNGDETISEYIWGTRLESCRAALASPKAAQTTLTQIAFENGFSSSAHFSRAFREKFGTAPKAYRAQMLDAGSRTDKTRRSAPTSAGT, from the coding sequence GTGGGCGCAGCGCGCAGAGTCTCGACTGAGGACATCCCAGACCGCGACCGGCTGGGGTTCTGGAATGCCGGCGCCGCGGCTATCGGCGGGGTAGAAGCCGACCGGATCGAGGACCACGTTTTTCAGGGCGTCGTCGTCCGGCGGGCGCTCGGCGATACCAAAGTGTTTCGGCTCGACACATCCCCGCATCGCGCGGCGTGGACGCGGCGCCTGATTGCCGCAGGTGAAGGCGATCCGCATGTCCGCATCTGGTTTCAGCACCGCGGCTCGACAATCGTCTCGACCCGCCATGGCGAACATATCGTGCGGGCCGGGCAATGGTCTGTGAGCGACGGGCGATATCCCTATGTGGCGACGCATCTGGAAGCCTCGCGCAAGCTGGCGCTGCAACTACCGCTCGGCCGGCTGGCGCGCCATGAGCAGGACGCAATTGCCCGACTGCCCGGTGCGCTGCAGGTCGGGGGCGGTATCGCACGGATGCTGCAGGCCTGCCTGCATAGCGCGATTACCACCACCGCCGAGACGGACGACCGGCTCGATGCCGATCTTGGCGAGACGATGGTCGATTTCATGCGCATGCTGCTGCACGAGCAGCGGCTGGGCAGCGACGTGGCGCCGATGCGCGAACTCACCCAGGACCGCATCCGTGCGTTTGTGCGGCGGAACGTCGGCAATCCCGCTTTGTCCGTGGATATGATCGCCCAGGCGATGAAGTGCTCGAAGCGCTATGTGCACAAGGTCTTCAATGGCGATGAGACGATCAGCGAGTATATCTGGGGAACGCGGCTTGAAAGCTGCCGCGCCGCGCTGGCGTCGCCCAAGGCGGCGCAGACGACGCTGACGCAGATCGCCTTCGAGAACGGCTTTAGCAGTTCCGCGCATTTCAGCCGCGCCTTCCGGGAAAAATTCGGCACCGCCCCCAAGGCGTACCGCGCGCAGATGCTGGATGCCGGTTCACGCACGGACAAAACGCGCAGGTCCGCCCCGACAAGCGCGGGGACGTGA
- a CDS encoding HAD-IA family hydrolase, which translates to MSLRLAIFDCDGTLVDSQHSIVEAMDGAFRAVSLVPPDRQQCLSVVGLSLPYAIARLVPDGSDALRDEICDHYKLRFQHLRASGGLREPLYPGIAELLDRLEAQGWLLAIATGKSERGLRLLLEHHGMAKRFVSLQTADRNPSKPDPAMIGAALAEAGVERASAVMIGDTSFDMLMARAAGVQALGVAWGYHRAEELIEAGAASVAMDSAELARHIGLS; encoded by the coding sequence ATGAGCCTGCGTCTTGCCATTTTCGATTGCGATGGAACGCTGGTCGACAGCCAGCACAGCATCGTCGAGGCCATGGATGGCGCGTTTCGTGCGGTGTCGCTGGTGCCGCCCGACCGCCAGCAGTGCCTTTCGGTCGTGGGCCTCTCCTTGCCTTATGCGATTGCCCGGCTGGTGCCCGATGGCTCCGACGCGCTGCGCGACGAGATTTGCGACCATTATAAGCTGCGCTTCCAGCATCTGCGCGCCTCTGGTGGGCTGCGCGAGCCGCTGTACCCGGGCATCGCCGAGCTGCTGGATCGGCTCGAAGCGCAGGGCTGGCTGCTCGCCATCGCCACCGGCAAATCGGAGCGGGGCTTGCGGTTGCTGCTCGAGCATCATGGCATGGCCAAGCGCTTCGTTTCGTTGCAGACGGCGGATCGCAATCCCTCCAAGCCAGACCCGGCGATGATCGGCGCGGCGCTTGCCGAAGCGGGCGTCGAGCGGGCCAGTGCCGTGATGATCGGCGATACCAGCTTCGATATGCTGATGGCACGGGCGGCCGGGGTCCAGGCGCTGGGCGTGGCCTGGGGTTATCATCGCGCCGAAGAGCTGATCGAAGCCGGTGCTGCATCCGTGGCCATGGACAGTGCCGAGCTGGCGCGCCATATCGGGCTTTCATGA
- a CDS encoding TonB-dependent receptor gives MRKFRFALLSSAIALISSTNAFAQDAAPQAGNTQAASDGDIIVTAQFREQNLQDTPIAITAVNAAMLEARSQTDISQVANQAPSVTLKPQGAAFGPSLGANIRGVGQFDFNPAVEPGVGFYVDDVYYATLTGSILDLLDLDRVEVLRGPQGTLAGRNSIGGAVKLYSQKPEGTNTGYVAAAYGSRNRIDLRGSADFNLAQGVDMRIAGVAKKQEGYVDRLDFGCMYPAGGTATFTPAFATAANPTRAPQLINPVGGVPARTNRPDCVLAKEGEVNYIAARAQLRLRPSDTIDINIIGDYTDDDRVAAGSVLLLRTYPDGTVASPRYPLPLTPAPGSSPAQNYATASAQRDINPFPIGNTANANQLAYDNRFICGNYCNFATYDMPADTAIGQNGQPILVGGQPLTYRAASGDGRVRFKGWGLSGQIDWEISPNFQLNSITAYREYTSNFSNDNDVSPMAHSLGYGPLTFRFFSQELRLNGKVNDQINFTLGGYYSDQKSVYTSFQDLRSSGLQFQQSDPVDADSKAVFAHLSWNPVEQLTLTGGIRYTEESKTYTYVRQRPYLDATSLAANGVLPLNGTVGKYSGNRVDYRANVQYAFTPDIMAYAQFSTGFKGGGVNPRPFFVQQALSFGPETLSAYELGFKTDLFDRMVRFNVAAFLSKYKGIQLTLSNCTAITGAGFGAPCALPVNAGDADIKGLEAEITIRPVEGMTLDGSLSYIDFDYKKFGTYTSGTSTVAVGGPTNLNGPQFGDYAPYTPKWKWSIGAQYRIDLGNSGSLTPRIDASYQSKVYTVSANRSSNRIDAYGVANARLTWRNADEDLDVSLEVTNLLDEYYLLTIYDQTVGGQGYSNGQPGRPREWAVSVKKKF, from the coding sequence ATGAGAAAGTTCCGTTTTGCGCTCTTGTCGTCCGCGATCGCGCTGATCTCGTCGACCAATGCTTTTGCTCAGGATGCTGCGCCGCAGGCGGGCAATACGCAGGCCGCGAGCGACGGCGACATCATCGTTACCGCACAGTTTCGCGAGCAAAATCTGCAGGATACGCCTATCGCCATCACCGCGGTGAATGCGGCGATGCTGGAGGCACGCAGCCAGACCGATATCAGCCAGGTCGCCAACCAGGCCCCCTCTGTGACACTGAAGCCACAGGGCGCTGCCTTTGGCCCATCGCTCGGCGCCAATATCCGCGGTGTCGGACAATTCGATTTCAACCCGGCGGTCGAACCGGGCGTCGGTTTCTATGTGGACGACGTCTATTACGCCACGCTGACCGGCTCGATCCTCGATCTGCTCGACCTCGATCGGGTGGAAGTGCTGCGCGGCCCGCAGGGCACGCTGGCCGGCCGTAACTCCATCGGCGGCGCGGTGAAGCTCTATTCGCAGAAGCCGGAAGGCACGAACACCGGCTATGTCGCCGCAGCCTATGGCAGCCGCAACCGCATCGATCTGCGCGGCAGTGCCGACTTCAATCTGGCACAGGGCGTTGACATGCGCATTGCCGGCGTCGCCAAGAAGCAGGAAGGCTATGTCGATCGGCTCGACTTTGGCTGTATGTATCCCGCTGGCGGCACGGCGACCTTCACGCCGGCCTTCGCCACCGCAGCCAATCCCACCCGCGCTCCGCAGCTGATCAATCCCGTCGGCGGTGTGCCCGCGCGCACCAATCGTCCGGACTGCGTGCTCGCCAAGGAAGGAGAGGTCAACTACATCGCAGCGCGCGCGCAACTGCGCCTGCGCCCCAGCGACACGATCGATATCAATATTATCGGCGACTACACCGACGACGATCGCGTCGCGGCCGGCTCGGTGCTGCTGCTGCGCACTTATCCGGATGGCACGGTGGCCTCGCCGCGCTACCCGCTGCCGCTGACCCCGGCGCCCGGCTCCTCACCGGCGCAGAACTATGCGACCGCCTCCGCACAGCGGGACATCAACCCGTTCCCGATCGGCAATACCGCCAATGCCAACCAGTTGGCCTATGACAACCGCTTCATCTGCGGCAATTACTGCAACTTCGCGACCTATGACATGCCCGCGGACACCGCGATCGGTCAGAACGGCCAGCCGATCCTCGTCGGGGGTCAGCCGCTCACCTATCGCGCCGCCTCTGGCGACGGACGCGTGCGTTTCAAGGGTTGGGGTCTCTCCGGACAGATCGACTGGGAAATCTCGCCAAATTTCCAGCTTAACTCGATCACCGCCTATCGCGAATACACGTCCAACTTCTCCAACGACAACGACGTGTCGCCGATGGCCCACAGCCTCGGCTATGGCCCGCTGACTTTCCGCTTCTTCAGCCAGGAACTGCGCCTGAACGGAAAGGTCAACGACCAGATCAACTTCACCCTGGGCGGCTATTACAGCGACCAGAAGTCGGTCTACACATCCTTCCAGGACCTGCGCTCCTCTGGCCTGCAGTTCCAGCAGAGCGATCCGGTAGACGCAGACAGCAAGGCTGTGTTTGCTCACCTATCGTGGAACCCGGTCGAACAGCTGACCCTGACAGGCGGCATTCGCTACACCGAGGAGTCCAAGACCTACACCTATGTCCGCCAGCGGCCTTATCTGGATGCGACCTCGCTTGCGGCGAACGGCGTGTTGCCGCTGAACGGCACCGTGGGCAAGTATAGCGGAAATCGCGTCGACTATCGCGCCAACGTGCAATATGCCTTTACGCCGGACATCATGGCCTACGCCCAGTTCTCGACCGGGTTCAAAGGGGGCGGCGTGAATCCCCGTCCGTTCTTCGTCCAGCAGGCCCTGTCCTTCGGGCCGGAAACGCTGAGCGCGTACGAGCTTGGGTTCAAGACCGATCTTTTCGATCGCATGGTGCGCTTCAACGTGGCGGCTTTCCTTAGCAAGTATAAGGGTATCCAGCTTACCCTCAGCAATTGCACGGCGATCACCGGCGCTGGCTTCGGTGCGCCTTGCGCGCTTCCCGTCAACGCCGGCGATGCCGACATCAAGGGCTTGGAAGCGGAGATCACCATCCGCCCGGTCGAAGGCATGACGCTTGATGGATCGCTGAGCTACATCGACTTCGACTACAAGAAGTTCGGGACCTACACGTCCGGCACCTCCACGGTGGCCGTCGGTGGGCCGACCAACCTCAACGGCCCGCAGTTTGGCGATTATGCGCCTTACACGCCCAAGTGGAAGTGGAGCATCGGCGCGCAGTATCGCATTGATCTGGGTAATTCTGGTTCGCTGACGCCGCGCATCGACGCCTCGTACCAGAGCAAGGTCTATACGGTTTCTGCCAACCGCTCGAGTAACCGCATCGACGCCTATGGCGTGGCAAACGCTCGTCTGACCTGGCGTAATGCGGATGAGGATCTCGATGTCTCGCTCGAAGTGACCAACCTGCTCGACGAATATTATCTGCTGACCATCTATGACCAGACGGTCGGTGGCCAGGGTTACTCCAATGGCCAGCCCGGTCGTCCGCGCGAATGGGCTGTGAGCGTGAAGAAGAAGTTCTGA
- a CDS encoding cytochrome ubiquinol oxidase subunit I — MFAEADALLLARIQFAFTVSFHFIFPAFSIGLASYLAVLEGLWLKTGKSVYIDLFRYWLKIFAIVFAMGVVSGIVMSYQFGTNWSVFSDVAGPVIGPLMAYEVLTAFFLEAGFLGVMLFGMNRVGKKLHFFATLMVAIGTFVSAFWILSVNSWMQTPQGHILGANGQFLPGDSWLPIIFNPSFPYRLVHTVTAAYLTTALVVGAVGAWHLLRDRANAHARKMFSMAMWMIALVAPIQIFVGDMHGLNSWEHQRPKVLAMEGHYESYPDGAPFILFGVPNAKEERVDYAVKLPGITSLILEHDIHAPIEGLKTIPVDERPPVGVVFWSFRIMVGLGMLMLALGMTSLLARWRKGLYDWSLLHRFALVMGPAGFVAVIAGWVTTEVGRQPYVIYGLLRTADAASPLAAPAVAASLLAFVVIYFAVFGAGTWYILRLMNMPPHPGETGVEETERGPIRTAGITPGPAQGDPRSTSPVQPTVEGRADS; from the coding sequence ATGTTCGCGGAGGCCGACGCTCTCCTGCTGGCGCGTATCCAGTTCGCTTTCACGGTGAGCTTTCACTTCATCTTTCCGGCCTTCTCGATCGGCCTGGCCAGCTATCTTGCCGTTCTCGAAGGGCTGTGGCTCAAGACGGGCAAGTCGGTCTACATCGACCTGTTCCGCTACTGGCTGAAGATCTTCGCCATCGTCTTTGCGATGGGCGTCGTCTCGGGCATCGTCATGTCCTACCAGTTCGGCACCAACTGGTCGGTCTTCTCGGATGTCGCCGGGCCGGTCATCGGGCCGCTGATGGCCTATGAAGTCCTCACCGCCTTCTTTCTGGAGGCAGGCTTCCTCGGCGTCATGCTGTTCGGCATGAACCGCGTCGGCAAGAAGCTGCATTTCTTCGCGACGTTGATGGTTGCCATCGGCACGTTCGTCTCGGCCTTCTGGATTCTCTCGGTCAACAGCTGGATGCAGACCCCGCAAGGCCACATCTTGGGCGCGAACGGCCAGTTCCTGCCGGGTGACAGCTGGCTGCCGATCATCTTCAATCCCAGCTTCCCCTATCGCCTCGTCCACACCGTGACCGCTGCCTATCTCACCACGGCGCTGGTCGTCGGCGCGGTCGGCGCCTGGCATCTGCTGCGCGATCGCGCCAACGCCCATGCGCGCAAGATGTTCTCCATGGCCATGTGGATGATCGCGCTGGTCGCGCCCATCCAGATTTTCGTCGGCGACATGCACGGGCTGAACAGCTGGGAGCATCAGCGGCCCAAGGTGCTCGCCATGGAGGGCCATTATGAGAGCTATCCGGATGGCGCGCCGTTCATCCTCTTCGGCGTGCCGAACGCCAAGGAAGAGCGGGTCGATTATGCCGTGAAACTTCCCGGCATAACCTCCCTCATCCTGGAACACGACATCCACGCCCCGATCGAGGGCCTCAAGACCATTCCCGTTGACGAGCGCCCGCCGGTCGGCGTCGTTTTCTGGTCCTTCCGCATCATGGTGGGGCTGGGCATGCTCATGCTCGCGCTGGGCATGACCAGCCTGTTGGCGCGGTGGCGCAAGGGCCTGTACGACTGGTCGCTGCTCCACCGCTTCGCGCTGGTCATGGGGCCGGCGGGCTTCGTCGCCGTCATCGCCGGCTGGGTGACGACCGAAGTCGGCCGCCAGCCTTATGTGATCTATGGCCTGCTCCGCACTGCCGATGCGGCCTCGCCGCTCGCCGCGCCGGCCGTCGCCGCCTCGCTGCTGGCCTTCGTGGTCATTTACTTCGCGGTGTTCGGCGCAGGCACCTGGTATATCCTGCGGCTCATGAACATGCCGCCGCACCCGGGCGAGACAGGCGTGGAGGAGACCGAACGCGGTCCGATCCGCACCGCCGGGATCACACCCGGCCCGGCGCAAGGGGACCCCAGGTCGACGTCGCCAGTTCAGCCGACAGTTGAGGGGAGGGCCGACTCATGA
- a CDS encoding carotenoid oxygenase family protein, whose translation MVDFSSDPAKRGFFSPQRYDAEILECEVQGTLPADLVGTFVRLGGEWYYPPSKPDDAMLHTDGYVSTFRFKDGRVSYKGKFVRTPRFQANLKAGRQLFGYYRNRFTDDPSVQGIDGTVSNTTPLVHGGKLFTLKEDSLPQQIDPVTLDTIGAWDFDGKYKSQTFTAHPKIDPFTGEMIAYGYEATGPASKDVFVYAMDKAGRVTRETRFEVPYVSVMHDIALTEKHILFPFGGYVTSMERLREGKVHWGWDRSKDSYIGIMPRDGNGKDIRWFKGPERCMMHTFNAQTIGNKVVLYAPFYDSNFFPFFPNVDGSPWDPTRAKAYVRRLTFDLNSRKDSWEEEILFPLPIGDLGRIDPRYLTQENRYCFTGFTDPTRPFDEARAGNLRGRVTNSYARFDLHTNKVDRYFPGDTHSLQECTFIPRSADAPEGDGYLIGTASNYAEMRSELIIADAQRLEEGDIARVILPFRAGPQVHGIWVRPDELAPFPKAGGIDA comes from the coding sequence GTGGTCGATTTTTCTTCTGATCCGGCCAAGCGCGGCTTCTTTTCCCCGCAGCGCTACGATGCCGAGATTCTCGAATGCGAAGTGCAGGGCACACTGCCCGCCGATCTGGTCGGCACCTTCGTGCGCTTGGGCGGTGAATGGTATTATCCGCCGAGCAAGCCGGACGATGCGATGCTGCATACCGACGGTTATGTCAGCACCTTCCGGTTCAAGGATGGGCGCGTCTCTTACAAGGGCAAGTTCGTCCGCACGCCGCGCTTCCAAGCCAATCTCAAGGCGGGTCGGCAGCTCTTTGGCTATTATCGCAATCGCTTTACCGACGATCCCAGCGTGCAGGGCATCGACGGCACCGTCTCCAACACCACGCCGCTGGTCCATGGCGGAAAGTTGTTCACGCTCAAGGAGGATTCGCTGCCGCAGCAGATCGATCCGGTGACGCTGGACACGATCGGCGCGTGGGATTTCGACGGCAAGTATAAGAGCCAGACCTTCACGGCGCACCCGAAGATCGACCCGTTCACCGGCGAGATGATCGCTTATGGTTATGAGGCGACGGGGCCGGCCTCCAAGGACGTGTTCGTCTACGCGATGGACAAGGCGGGCCGGGTGACGCGCGAGACGCGGTTCGAGGTGCCCTATGTCTCGGTGATGCATGACATTGCCTTGACGGAGAAGCACATCCTCTTCCCGTTCGGTGGTTATGTCACCAGCATGGAGCGCTTGCGCGAAGGTAAGGTTCACTGGGGGTGGGACCGCAGCAAGGACAGCTACATCGGCATCATGCCGCGCGATGGCAACGGCAAGGACATCCGCTGGTTCAAGGGCCCGGAGCGGTGCATGATGCACACGTTCAACGCGCAGACCATCGGCAACAAGGTCGTGCTCTACGCCCCCTTCTACGATTCCAATTTCTTCCCCTTCTTCCCCAATGTCGATGGCTCCCCCTGGGACCCGACGCGGGCCAAGGCCTATGTGCGCCGCCTGACCTTCGACCTCAACTCCAGGAAGGATAGCTGGGAGGAGGAGATCCTGTTCCCGCTGCCCATCGGCGATCTGGGGCGGATCGATCCGCGTTATCTGACGCAGGAAAACCGCTATTGCTTCACGGGCTTCACCGATCCGACCCGGCCGTTCGACGAGGCGCGGGCGGGCAATCTGCGCGGGCGCGTGACGAACAGCTATGCCCGGTTCGATCTCCATACGAACAAGGTCGATCGCTATTTCCCCGGCGATACGCACAGCCTGCAGGAATGCACCTTCATTCCGCGCAGTGCCGATGCGCCGGAGGGCGACGGCTATCTAATCGGCACGGCTTCCAATTATGCGGAGATGCGCTCCGAGCTGATCATTGCCGATGCGCAGCGGCTGGAGGAGGGCGACATCGCCCGCGTGATCCTGCCGTTCCGCGCAGGTCCGCAGGTTCACGGCATCTGGGTTCGGCCGGACGAACTGGCGCCATTTCCAAAAGCAGGAGGCATCGATGCGTGA
- a CDS encoding purine permease, which produces MTETTSKSAGPNPSDAAAQTRRAAAAKQRFYAISLFRLSGAFILLFGMAISLERFDWVQGDKAKWMGVIVSTVGFIQFLIVPRMLARAFATPKDKG; this is translated from the coding sequence ATGACAGAGACGACATCCAAGAGCGCCGGTCCGAACCCGTCCGACGCCGCAGCGCAGACCCGCCGAGCGGCGGCAGCCAAGCAGCGCTTCTATGCGATCAGCCTGTTCCGGCTGTCCGGCGCGTTCATCCTGCTGTTCGGCATGGCAATCTCGCTGGAGCGGTTCGATTGGGTGCAGGGCGACAAGGCGAAGTGGATGGGCGTGATCGTCTCCACCGTCGGCTTCATCCAGTTTCTCATCGTGCCCCGGATGCTGGCGCGCGCGTTCGCGACGCCGAAGGACAAAGGCTGA